The following are from one region of the Hyalangium gracile genome:
- a CDS encoding response regulator, which yields MGTGTDRIKVLLVEDDGDSRELLAEILEIDFEVRTAGDGLSGLAAFEADHPDVVVTDESLPGLCGTALAQRVKELSPEARVILVSGYAQVEGSEHCDVVLRKPIDVDRLSAAVESLGESARH from the coding sequence ATGGGCACTGGCACGGACCGCATCAAGGTGTTGCTCGTCGAGGACGATGGCGACAGCCGGGAGCTGCTGGCGGAGATCCTCGAGATCGACTTCGAGGTCCGCACCGCGGGCGATGGGCTGTCGGGCCTGGCCGCCTTCGAGGCGGATCATCCCGACGTCGTCGTCACCGATGAGTCCCTGCCTGGCCTGTGCGGCACCGCCCTCGCCCAGCGGGTGAAGGAGCTGTCGCCCGAGGCCCGCGTCATCCTCGTCTCCGGCTACGCGCAGGTGGAGGGCTCCGAGCACTGCGACGTGGTGCTGCGCAAGCCCATCGACGTGGACCGACTGTCGGCTGCCGTGGAAAGTCTCGGGGAGTCAGCGCGCCACTGA
- a CDS encoding HPF/RaiA family ribosome-associated protein produces the protein MKVLMRGVHLSLTDGLKAYVEEHLVGHIEKLCDDQEASEIDISLVDINGPKGGIDKECRVTVRLPGLSAIHVTETAETLHQAIDASRDRMENALKRTLERRRDMSNQGLPQDVASDASTY, from the coding sequence ATGAAGGTGTTGATGCGAGGCGTGCACCTGTCCCTGACGGACGGGCTGAAGGCTTATGTCGAGGAGCACCTGGTGGGCCACATCGAGAAGCTGTGTGACGACCAGGAGGCGTCGGAGATCGACATCTCGCTGGTGGACATCAACGGCCCCAAGGGCGGCATTGACAAGGAGTGCCGTGTGACGGTGCGGCTGCCGGGCTTGTCGGCCATCCACGTCACGGAGACGGCCGAGACGCTGCATCAGGCCATTGATGCATCGCGCGATCGGATGGAGAACGCCCTGAAGCGGACGCTGGAGCGGCGGCGCGACATGTCGAACCAGGGGCTGCCGCAGGACGTGGCCTCGGACGCGTCCACCTACTAG